The sequence below is a genomic window from Sphingobacterium sp. ML3W.
CGGCGTTTAAATATCTTAGTAAAGATATGGGATACATCCAGAGTAAATGGGTGATGGAAAAAATTGCCGCACAAGCTATTTCTAAAGGTGTTCCCATAATTGTATTTCGATTGGGATATGTTTTTAGCCATGGAAATTCAGGTGCAACTGCTAAATACCAATGGTGGGGATTGTTGGTTAAAACGTGCATGGAACTCAAAAAATATCCAATGTTACAGGGGCAGAAAGAAGAATTTGTAACTGTAGACTTTATAGCAAAATCGGTAGCGCATATTTCAAAAAATAGCGAAGCTATAGGTAAGATTTTTCATTTGAGCCCTAAACCTGAAGACAATATTACGGTCATTGATTTTTTCGAAATCCTTCAAAATGAATTGGGACTGGAATTGGAAGCAGTTCCCTATAAAGAATGGGTTGCTTTGTGGGAATCGGATGAAAATAGTCCGCTTTATCCGTTGTTGAGTTTATTTGCATTTAAGGTTCACGACGATAAATCTATTATTGAAATTCACCAAAATACACCGAATTTTGATATCGCCAATACTTTGGAATTTCTTACAGATAGCAACATCCAAACTACTAAAGTTGACAAGGAGATGTTAGCACAATACTGCAAGTATCTCGGAGTTCTAGAGGCGGGTATGGTTTTGTCTAATTCGCAAGAAGGGAAGTAATGCCGTAAGATGATTATTCATTTTATTTGAAATGGGTCGCTTCCACAGCAATGGAGGCGGCCTTTTTTATTTAGAATGGAAGTTAATAATAACATCAATATCTCAGATCATTTGTAGTGGCTTTTGTCAGAAGGGGAATATCCTGATGGATGAAGAAGTTGTTACAAATGAAGTGATGCCGATATTCAATTGGATTATGTAACTAAATCTAAGCCCGATTGCTAATTTCCTTAAATAGCGATTCTACATCTTTTTTGTGGCATAACGACGTTCCATAGTTCATAGTTGCTGCCGTACCACAGGCAACACTAAATTCAAGTGATGTTTTAAGATTATTTCCTTTTGACAATGCGTAAACCATTCCGGCTAACATACTGTCTCCTGCGCCAACGGTACTTTTTACTAATACAGCAGGAGGTTTAACGGTGAAAGACTGGTTTTTAGTTACCAATAATGCACCTTGTGCGCCAAGCGAGACCAGTATAATTTCGCAGTTTCCTAATGCTATAATTCTCTTAGCAGCCGGCTCAGCATCCGAGGCTACCAGTGATTTTCTTCCCGATAGGTAGGCTAGTTCAGCAAGGTTTGGCTTTAGCATAAATACTTCGTTTGCCATGACATTTTTTAAGGCAGGCCCAGATGTGTCGACAACAAATTTTGCTTTTTTTATTTTAGATATTTCTGCCAATTGTTCTAAAATTTTAATGGGGATGCCGGGTGGCAGGCTTCCACTTGCAATAATAAAATCAATATCATTTATATTTTTTATTGCCTCGAGGCAGGCATTACATTCCTTTTCCGACAACTTATTGGCAGGCATGACGAAACGGAACTGTTGCCTTGTAGATTTATCCTGTACCACAAAGTTTTCCCTTGTTTCGTGTTGTACTTTTACAATGATTGATGGAACGTTTTCTTTTTCAAGTAATTCATTGAAAAGGCTTCCGTTATAGCCACCTGAAGGGAA
It includes:
- a CDS encoding 1-phosphofructokinase family hexose kinase, with translation MSKIITITFSPSVDKSTMISALEPEKKLKCSTPKLEPGGGGINIARVLKKLGTEAIAVFPSGGYNGSLFNELLEKENVPSIIVKVQHETRENFVVQDKSTRQQFRFVMPANKLSEKECNACLEAIKNINDIDFIIASGSLPPGIPIKILEQLAEISKIKKAKFVVDTSGPALKNVMANEVFMLKPNLAELAYLSGRKSLVASDAEPAAKRIIALGNCEIILVSLGAQGALLVTKNQSFTVKPPAVLVKSTVGAGDSMLAGMVYALSKGNNLKTSLEFSVACGTAATMNYGTSLCHKKDVESLFKEISNRA